The sequence TTGTTGGTCGGATACATGGTAGACGTCGGGAAATAATAAGTTCCTGAGAACCCCACTATTCCCCCGAGTACGCAAAGAAACGTCCGGGTGATTACCGGACGCCGATCATGACGTCGGCGGACTGGGTACGGATGTTTCCTGATTTCCTTCGCGCGCGGTCGTAGCCGCGGAGGGGGAAGCCGACTCCGGAATGCCGGTCAGCGCCGACGGCGCACGATCGGCGGCCGCAATCGGTTGGTAACCCGTTGGTGTGATTGCGAATCCGGATTTCGAACGAGATTCGAGACAGAACATGCCGGCGGTCTCGACCAGACAGGAAAACCGCGAGATCGAAATGGTGTGGCCGTAGTCCACGATTGTGCTCCGGTAGAGGACGGGATATCGATTGGCGCACGCGCCGTGTTGTGCCCCATCGGTGCTCAGCGTCACAAGATTGCGCGCCCACCGACAACTGCTCGGTGTGTCGGGTGGTGGATTGCCCCGTGTTTCCGTGTTCTGCCGGCATGCCAGCGTGGCACTGCCATTGGTTCCGGTGGAACAGTTCACCCGACGGTCGGGAGTGGTGAAGTGGAAACCCGATGTGTCCTCGATCGGGGAATTGGGTCGCACCGAGCCCTGGTGATAGTCGGAATTGTCGACACGCGGTGCCAGCGCGACCACCCGGCCGATCGTCCAGTCCGGCAGGGCGACGGCGGTGTCGGGGGTGGACGGCGCCGCGGCGGTCGTTGTCGTCTCGGCCTCGGACTGGGTGGAGAGTACGTCGGTGGGCGGCAGCACGATGCGGGACGGATCGGTTCCCGAGGAGAGCGAGCAGCCCGCGCTGACGAGCGCAGCCATGGCCGCGATGAGGCAGACGTGTACCGAGCGACGCCGCAGCCGTCCGTACCCTTGCACTGTGTCGACTCCCAAGATCGTGTTGTTCTACGTGTTCACGCCGCTCGCCGATCCCGACGCCATCCGGTTGTGGCAGCAGGCCCTCTGTGAACAGCACGGCCTGCGCGGCAGGATCATCGTGTCATCCCACGGCATCAACAGCACCGTCGGCGGAGACATCGTCCAGGTGAAAAGGTACGTCAAGGCCATACGCTCATATCCGGCGTTCAAGCAGGCCGACATCAAATGGTCCGACGGGACGGGAGACGACTTTCCGCGACTGAGTGTTCGGGTACGCCCGGAAATCGTCACTTTCGGCGTACCCGACGAGGTCCACGTCGACGAGAACGGCGTCATCGGTGGCGGTACCCGGCTCAGCCCCCGTGCGCTCAACGACCTGGTGGCCGCCCGCGGTGAGGACGTGGTGTTCTTCGACGGCCGCAACCGGATCGAGGCCGAGGTCGGCCATTTCTCGGGGGCGGTGGTGGCCGATGTGGAGTCGACACGTGACTTCGTCCCGCTTCTCGACAGCGGCACCTACGACCACCTCAAGGGCCGGCCGGTCGTCACCTATTGCACGGGCGGGGTGCGGTGTGAGGTCCTCAGCAGTCTGATGCGTGCGCGCGGATTCGAGGAGGTCTACCAACTCGACGGTGGGATCGTGCGCTACGGCGAAGAGTTCGGCGACGACGGCCTGTGGGAGGGCTCCCTCTATGTTTTCGACAATCGCATGACCGTGGAGTTCTCCGATCACGCGGCAGTGATCGGAACGTGCGCGCGCTGCGGGGCCCAGACGAGCGGAGTGGCGAATTTCCCCGATGCCCTCGGTCGTGAGCTCGCGGTGATCTGTCCTGACTGCCAGGCCGGTGCAGGCGACGAGGCGTTGGAGGCGGCGTCGCGGTGAGCCGCGAGTCGGTGCCGGTCGTCCTCATCGCGGGATTCCTCGGGTCCGGCAAGACGACCTTGTTGAATCACCTGCTCCGGCGCGCGTCGGGGACACGAATCGGCGTGCTGGTCAACGACTTCGGGTCGATCAACATCGACGCCATGCTGATCGCCGGTCAAGCGGACGGCACCGTCAGCCTGTCGAACGGGTGCGTCTGCTGCAGCGTTGACGCCGAGGGGGTCGAAAGCGCGCTGACCGGTCTGTTGCGGCCCTCGGCGGGGATCGACGTGATCGTCATCGAGGCGAGCGGGATCGCCGAGCCCCGGGCACTGATCCGGATGATCACCGGCCTCGCCGACCCGCGGCTGCGGTACGGCGGACTTGCCTATGTGGTCGACGCCGCGGCACTCACCGGACTGCGTCGGCGCCACCCCGAGGTGGATCGCCACATCGAGATCGCCGATCTGGTGGTGATCAACAAGGCCGACCTCGTCGACGACGCCGAACTGGCCGTGGTCGGTGAGATCGTCGGGGCGGTGAACGACACGGCTCCCACGGTGGTGACACGCGATGCCGTGATCGATCCCGGCCTGCTGTTCGATGCGGCCGACCGCCAGAGGGCGCCGGTGACCTCGGACGGCCAACTGACCCTCGACGCGCTCCTGGCACAGACCGACGACCACTCCGACCACGCGCATCTCCACGGCTCGTATCAGTCGGTCGAATTCATGAGTGAGGCCCCGCTCGACCCGAGACGCCTCTCCGCATTTCTCGAACGCCCACCTGCCGGCTGCTATCGGATCAAAGGTGTCGTGGCCTTCGATGTGCCGGGACATCGTCAGAAGTACGTCGTGCACGCCGTCGGAGGGTTCGTCCGGGCCCAGCGACAGCCGTGGTCGGGTGAGCCGAGGATCTCGAACATGGTGGTCATCGGCGCAGGTCTCGACGAATCCGAGGTGAAGGCGCGACTACGGGCCACCGTCGACGACGGGACGCCGGACGAACACGGAATTCTCAGCATCACGCGGTATTTGTCATCCGTGTGACTGTCGGTGCCGGGATGTCACAGCTCCCTAACGGTTTGTATCACCGCAGGTCGTGAATTTTCGTTTCTGCGGGCAGCCTGTTTCACTGTTACCAATGTGACTAAAGTGGCCAGTGTTGCATCTTGGAAGGGAGTGTGGCGCCGAACCGATCCGAGGTCGGCGGGCGCCCGGTGTGTGATGACCCAGACTGTGATGACCCGGCGTTCCGGGGGATGGAAGATCGACCGACGGCGGCGGGGCGTCGTCGCGGCGATATCCGCCCTCGCCCTCACGGCCGGCACGATGACGACCATCGCGGCCCCCGACGCCGTCGCGGCGCCGCAGCCGACCGGCACCGTTCTGGCGGGCAAGACGATCTTCCTCGACCCCGGGCACCAGGGAGGTGCTGCCGGGCACAACCTCAATGCGCAGGTACCCGACGGGCGAGGCGGCAAGAAGGACTGCCAGACCTCGGGTGCGACCGGCGTGAACGGCGCCAAAGAGCACACCGTGAACTGGCAGATCACCCAGCTGGTGAAGGCCGGCCTGGAGAGTCAGGGGGCACGGGTGGTGCTCAGCCGTCCCGATGACACCGGGTGGGGCGGCTGCGTCGACCAACGCGCTGCCGCCGCCGGCCGGTCCGGTGCCGCAGTCGCGGTGAGCCTGCACGCGGATTCGACGTCCGCCGGGGCGGACGCCTCCAAGAAGGGCTTCCACATGATCGTGCCGCAGCTACCGGTGCCGGACGGCACGGTCAGCCGCGTCCAGGGTGGAGAAGGTCGCAAGGCCTCCTCGGCGATGCGGGACGCGTTCGTCAAGGCGGGGTTCCCGGCCGCCAATTACGCCGGCGTCACCAACGGTCTGCAAACCCGTTCGGACATCGCGGCGGTGAACCTGACGAAGGTTCCCGCGGTGTTCATCGAGATGGGCAATCTGTCGAATCCGGCTGAGGCTGCGGCACTTTCGGCCAAGGATGGCCAGCTCAAGTATGCGATGGCGGTCACCGACGGCATCCTCGACTACGTGCGCGGTCCGGCGGCCGCCCCTGCTCCGGCGCCGGCCGCCCCCAAATCGGCGGCACCGAATTCGGCAGCTCCCGACACGGCACCGCCGAGCTCGGCGGCACCGAACGCGGCACCCAACTCGACGACGCCATCGACTCCCGACAGCGATGCCGACGGTCTGGCGACGGTCATCCCGTTCATCCAGCAGTTGCTGGGCACCGACGACCCGAAGGCGATCACGCAGTTGCTGCTCGGCCAGGGGCAGGACGTCTCCGCCCAGGTGCTCAAGGCGATGCTGACGGTGGTCTACGGGTTGTTCGGCGGCAAGCTGCCGATCGGCTGAGGGCCTAGGCTGTGGTGATGGGGCTCAAGGATCTGATCGTCATGCCGACACCCGTGCCCACGTTGCGGGAGCGCATCGTGCTCATCACCGGCGCCGCCTCCGGGATCGGCCGGGCGACCGCGATCGCCGCGGCCGACGACGGTGCCCAACTGATTCTGACGGATCTCCATGCGGACCCGCTCGACGACGTCGTGCGAGAGATCACCGGCAAAGGTGGGGCGGTGCTCTACCACCAGGCGGGCGACATCTCGGATTACGACTGGGTCCGCTCGTTCGCCAATCAGGTGGACGCCGAGGTCGGGGTGGCCGACGTCGTCATGAACATCGCCGGCGTGTCGGCGTGGGGGACCGTGGAGAATCTCGAGCACCGGCATTGGCGCACCATGGTGGATGTCAATCTGATGGGTCCCATCCATGTGATCGAATGTTTTGTCCCGCAGATGATCCGGCGCGGGCACGGTGGGCATCTGGTGAACGTGTCATCGGCGGCGGGGTTGCTGGCGCTGCCGTGGCACGCGGCCTACAGCGCGAGCAAGTTCGGTCTGCGAGGGGTGTCAGAGGTCCTTCGCTTCGACCTGCGTCGACACCGCATCGGAGTGTCGTTGGTGTGCCCGGGCGGGGTCGACACGCCCTTGGTCGACACGGTGGAGATCGCCGGCATCAACCGTGACGATCCGCGGATCAAGGCGCAGATCGCCCAGTTCCACAAGGTCGCGGTCACGCCCGAAAAGGCTGCCGCGGCAATCCTCAAAGGCATTCGGAAGAATCGTTTCCTCGTCTACACCTCGTTCGACATCCGCTTCGGGTACTGGTGGGCGCGAAAGTTC is a genomic window of Gordonia sp. SID5947 containing:
- a CDS encoding rhodanese-related sulfurtransferase, whose amino-acid sequence is MSTPKIVLFYVFTPLADPDAIRLWQQALCEQHGLRGRIIVSSHGINSTVGGDIVQVKRYVKAIRSYPAFKQADIKWSDGTGDDFPRLSVRVRPEIVTFGVPDEVHVDENGVIGGGTRLSPRALNDLVAARGEDVVFFDGRNRIEAEVGHFSGAVVADVESTRDFVPLLDSGTYDHLKGRPVVTYCTGGVRCEVLSSLMRARGFEEVYQLDGGIVRYGEEFGDDGLWEGSLYVFDNRMTVEFSDHAAVIGTCARCGAQTSGVANFPDALGRELAVICPDCQAGAGDEALEAASR
- a CDS encoding GTP-binding protein, producing MSRESVPVVLIAGFLGSGKTTLLNHLLRRASGTRIGVLVNDFGSINIDAMLIAGQADGTVSLSNGCVCCSVDAEGVESALTGLLRPSAGIDVIVIEASGIAEPRALIRMITGLADPRLRYGGLAYVVDAAALTGLRRRHPEVDRHIEIADLVVINKADLVDDAELAVVGEIVGAVNDTAPTVVTRDAVIDPGLLFDAADRQRAPVTSDGQLTLDALLAQTDDHSDHAHLHGSYQSVEFMSEAPLDPRRLSAFLERPPAGCYRIKGVVAFDVPGHRQKYVVHAVGGFVRAQRQPWSGEPRISNMVVIGAGLDESEVKARLRATVDDGTPDEHGILSITRYLSSV
- a CDS encoding N-acetylmuramoyl-L-alanine amidase, producing the protein MTQTVMTRRSGGWKIDRRRRGVVAAISALALTAGTMTTIAAPDAVAAPQPTGTVLAGKTIFLDPGHQGGAAGHNLNAQVPDGRGGKKDCQTSGATGVNGAKEHTVNWQITQLVKAGLESQGARVVLSRPDDTGWGGCVDQRAAAAGRSGAAVAVSLHADSTSAGADASKKGFHMIVPQLPVPDGTVSRVQGGEGRKASSAMRDAFVKAGFPAANYAGVTNGLQTRSDIAAVNLTKVPAVFIEMGNLSNPAEAAALSAKDGQLKYAMAVTDGILDYVRGPAAAPAPAPAAPKSAAPNSAAPDTAPPSSAAPNAAPNSTTPSTPDSDADGLATVIPFIQQLLGTDDPKAITQLLLGQGQDVSAQVLKAMLTVVYGLFGGKLPIG
- a CDS encoding SDR family oxidoreductase: MGLKDLIVMPTPVPTLRERIVLITGAASGIGRATAIAAADDGAQLILTDLHADPLDDVVREITGKGGAVLYHQAGDISDYDWVRSFANQVDAEVGVADVVMNIAGVSAWGTVENLEHRHWRTMVDVNLMGPIHVIECFVPQMIRRGHGGHLVNVSSAAGLLALPWHAAYSASKFGLRGVSEVLRFDLRRHRIGVSLVCPGGVDTPLVDTVEIAGINRDDPRIKAQIAQFHKVAVTPEKAAAAILKGIRKNRFLVYTSFDIRFGYWWARKFALPYEILMRVANDRFDHLARVSARSLERKAAAQNGTDISST